The DNA window ATGCACGATGGCGAttcacccctctcctcatcctcctcacccgTCTCATCGACCGAGACATTCAGGCTAGCCATGCCTGAAGTGACCAGAAGATCCCATTCTTTGCAGCATCTACTCTCCAGTTCGGTGGGCATCGGCTTGCACTTTCCACAAGTGCACCACCAACTTCCCGATACCCTGGGAACTTGTATTCCTTCTGTGACTTCTTCAGGTTCCCCAGTGTCCCTTGCTTGCATTTCCAGATCCATTTGGCGTAGCTCCTCTACTGTATATTCCGGTTCGAATCTGTATCCTCGCCCATCAAACTCGAAATCGAAAATGTCCTCTTCCCAACGTTCGTACTCCATTCTTGTTGCTTTTGTATTGTTGTTATTTGTTATTAACTTGTTACAGTACGTTGCTCACCTACTTTTGGCCAACTGAGCGACAGGACTACAACTAGGTAATTATCCTCGTGTATTTCCTGTGCTGAGAGAGGGCTGAGGAACCACAACAAAGAAAGTGCCGGTTCCggtgcccagtgttgccagattgggctgtttcccgcccaattgggctgcttaggaaggctgTGTGCGGGCAaacatggcatttagcagaaaaaccctcccaatttttgccatagaaatcaatagaattgggattttgtgcttctaggcgggttttgagcattttttgggctggaaatcgtcagactcatctggcaacactgccggtgGCGGAGTAATATCAACGAACACCAGTCCTCAATAGAACTCAATGGGAtttacaaaatgtcaaattaaacacGACAGAAGCGTCTTCTTGCAACAAAATTTGATATGGgtgaccagtgaagaccagtaaccactCCGGTGAGTTGTTGTTTTTTGAAAACGAACGTTTATGGTGCTTTTAAGGACCTGGTCGGACATGCAGgtgacttgccattctgaagcaggttgggatgcaTCAAAAATAGGCAAACACCGgggacagcagtaaacatcaaaaaaacggtgtggggggttctagaacattgcagacaactcggaaatgaggcttaatgttgaaaaaacCGCAATTATCCTTTAATAGATGAGGTCCATTGTAAGTTACTATGTCCTTGTTTGTCGCTGTGGGTGGAACGGGTCAGTTAAATGCCAAGTTTATCAATTTGGCCAGACCAGTGCTCTCAATGGTGACAAAGTTGTGAAAATTGGACTAGGTTCAGGGCCCTTCATGGCTGTCATGCATTTGATGAATAGTCTAGAGTCCAGATAGTACACTGTGATGTGGGAAGGTACTGGGAAGGTAGCTATTTCGATTTTGTCCAAACCGTTGCAAGGCCTTTGTGTTAATTAAATATACTGTGTACATAAATACATGTATACATTCAATATTTTTGTTCTGAATTCCTACAAACCATAGATGGCCATTGTTGCGAAAAACAAAATCAgcaaaagtcgctattggctcgctgaaaagtcgctagatgacgtcatgacgctGTGTATGACGTCAAATCATCACGCACGACACGCTGATCCCTAGAAAACCTACCCACATGCCTTCGATGGGCAGTGCaagctactgtttggagatcagagctaatctgcagccctgtttAACCGCGAGAAACACTTCTGAAGGCGGAGGAGAGAtgcaattatgttgaaaaatcatgattttggcaatgaaaatgcacattttaaaagGTTGCCAGATGCACCAACAAATCGCTAGATTAAGTTTTTAATCGCCACGGACGTCAAAAAGtagctaaatctagcgacaaagttgcTTAACatattcaataccagccgttttttggaattttagctgtagactcccagccaatttcattttttttttttttcattttttgaagagccaccgaatattttgtcttcaacccacagacacatgtcagggcttgttcaagATATTTCTACGGTTTGTTTCTAacttattccattccgaagttattcctcTTTAAGTGAGCACTGGTTTAGGTggaaatagcgtttttcaacatttgaaatgagataaagccttttttgtcacgggtgcgctctttgactctacGAGtctaaattgcgggtctaaatgcattttcacgcccgaagaacaactccagtaatttccaagtaaactatttcgatgcaaaaatcacctggggtgagtttctcaaaagagaagttgttagcctgttagcaacttcggtagtttccaatgggaaaatgcattgaaaacaacaaagtagctaatgtagtaaacaACTTTGGTTTTgtgaaattcacccctggtcaggctattgttcagagccacatcatctgaaatggtagctagctaatgtcacttgactggcaattttcgttctgtagataaaagtagacgtgccaaagtactcccccaaaattaggttacttcctgctgtgttgcatgctgtttttcattacaaccttccattttacacctatcttgatgacagcaaaactccttatccatcatatgtttaggaacaggctagctagcaaggcaccgacaggacatgttttgatgctctaggaagtaaatggagacgtgacgtgacatgatcaggaagtggtttgattcgctataataaaactcaaatactgtgtgtaataaaatgcacagaagaTGAAAAATCCAGATCctggagttttgactttgtaagtgttttcatgatctatgtcagttctgttcatcacattattacgaaaatcacacagaatgtgcattagaatgtgtagattcagagtCCATTAAAGAAACGTAAAAACTTAATTTTACAGTTTGGGAGcaaacgcatgggaggcaaaaacatatttttacgtgacttgggagtTAATTGGCAAAAATGTAGACGGACAAACGTCTTCAAATATCTCTTCCTCCATGCACAGTTTCAGTTTTGTGTAAAGTAGACCTACATATCATTAGCATTGGTAGCTTTTGTAGTCACCACAGAGGATCAGGGGAGAGGAAGCATTACAGAGGAGGCTGGAATTCTCACAGGTCTGTTGGCAACCCACTGAGCAGTGACTGCTGATTTAGAATGGAGGCACTTTGTTGCAAAACACACATGCGGAAAcaatacagacacatgcatacaagctcacacgcacacgcacacacacacacacacacacacacacacacacacacacacacacacatcagtgagtAAGTGTGGCAATGGTGGTAAGTCATTAGTGAACTTTTTTTCTGTCCCTTAGAAGGTACGTATGGGCTAGCCCCTAGCGTGACTGTTTCCTGTTTGATGTTTCCAGAAagattctctctccttctctcaatcgcttgctctctgtctctgtctgtctgtctttctctctctcacacacacacacacacacacacacacacacacacacacacacacacacacacacacacacacacacacacacacacttctctccctcCAGTGAAGCtttaagaaatgtgtgtgtgagggagattgTGATGTTAAAGCAAATGATAGGGCCATTTTACCACAGCTGTTGCAGAAAACCTGCAATTACAATTAGCATTGCTTAATGACTTTCTCCCGTTTACTCAGGCTCGCTCCAAATATTTCCTGGCTTCCCTTTTCAGTTTGCCTGTCTGGCTGACTATATGACTTCTGTCTGCATGTGCAGTGATAGTCTACACACCCCAGTTGAAATGCCAGTTTTTTGGGGGTGCAAAGACATGACAGAAAGACAATTTTGCAACCTTTTCCATGTCTAATACAGTTTACATTTTAACCATTACAATGCAATGGAATAACAAACTTAAAGCattaaagagggggggggggattagtaTGATTGCATacatatgcacacccttaaactacCGCTTTGTTGCAGCACTTTCAGCTTTTTTTTACAGCACTCAGTCTTTTTAGGTAAGAGCCTATGAACGTGACACATCTTGATGTGGATGTAGGGGAGTTCAGTTAGGTGTTGCcgaaagaaaatcagccaaagtctcTATTgcctcgctgaaaagtcgctagatgacgttatgatgttacgtatgacgtcacagtgtCACGCACAGTGTCATGCACAGcgtgctgatctacagaaaacgtgcccacatgccttcgtccacagtagaaatgggcggtgctagctactttttggagatcagaggtAATCTGCAGCCCTACTTAACTGGGGGAAACGCTTTTGACGGTGGcacagagtcacaattatgttgaaaacattgattttgtcactgaaaatgtgtgttttaaaaagtcaccagatgcaccaaaaagacgcttaaggcgctagatgagatttgtagtcgccagggacgtcaaaaagtcgctaatttggcaacactggttcagTTTACCTCATGCAACCATTTGAGGCTTGTGAAAGTCAGAATTTCTCCTGAACGGTGAAGTTCTCCATTAATGGGCAGTAtggctcttcttcctcctgttgtTTTCAGCTGTGTCATGGGATGGAATTCAGTGTGAGTGGCTGaagtgcactttgtatctgctatggtgttggctatgattatgtcctcttttgaaagtcgctgtggttataaagcgtttgccaaatgcaatgtaatgtaatgaagtggCATGTCAGTAAAGATGAGGACAGGTTGTTTATTAAGATGTATATGTGGAAAAAGGCTCACAAACTCCTTTGGATttatttcttctttaagttatttttttctttttattcatgcaTTGGCAAACATGATGACCATGATGACCAGAAATTGtacacaagtaactctctacatatTTATTAAGATGTGCCATACCGACAGACTCCTACCCAAAAAGACTGACCGCTGTTTTAAAAGCCAACGGTGCAACAATTAAACATTGGTTTAAGGGCGTGCATATTTTACATtcttccctttaaagctttggcttattttttcaattgcattgtactGGTTATAGTTTGATTTTGTTGAAAAGTGATTATCgaaatacatttttgtttttacaaAGTGTGAAGTTCATTGCATTGAAGTTTAGTAATTGTGTAGCACAATGACCAAAGCAATGTATACTTTCGTGATAAATTGTGATAACCTAAATTGCCTTTTTGTAATGCTGTGAATGCCACAGTTCAGCCAAAAACCAAATCCTTGTTGGCAGAATGATTTCTTAATAAGGAGTACAGTGTTATCAACATTAAGATTAAAGATTATTATTGGCACATGGTTGGCAAAACATACAATTCTTGATGCAGACTGTAAATTCCAAATATTCTCATCTATTCTTTTTCTTTACAGTGTGGATACTTCTTTAAAACCAGAAATCAAAACACAGCTGTGAACACACAATCCCATGATTTCATATAATCAACATAAATAATAACACACAAACAGCCTGAAGCACCCCACCATTACCTCTATGAAATATCATGCTGTGATTTTTctttcagataggcctacatggaagGTTTGAATGTTGGTAAACACACGTTGGCTTTTCAGTGGGTTGTACCTGCATTTGCAAATCACCCACCACCGCTGCTAGTCATTTATTTCTCCATATCCTTTAaaatgacacacagacatactcatcCACATCCAccaccctaaaacacacacacacacacacacacacacacacatacacacacacacacacacacgtatgtggtATCCTCCATCACTTTGTCTTTTCAAATTCACTGATGATTTTATGTGTGCTATCAGACgtactctttctcctcctctctctcacacacactctcacacacacacacacacacacacacacacacacacacacacacacacacacacacacacacacacacacacatgcagcccaaccttaatatctttgtggggccctcccattgacttccattcatattaaacctaacaatactgccctacaaaggcaaagagcaataAGTGCAAAACCCCCAAATTGAGAAAAACagctttttgtgttttatttacaCAACTTTTTAATTATAGGCCTAAATGTATCATTAGATAGATTAAAGTGAGTTGAACACCatccatatatatatttttttacatttttgcacTATTTGGCAATTTTATAGGctatactgcattttgcctttgtattaCAGCTTAAATTTACACAAGCATACAATAAGATATTGCAGTATGAGGACCATAATTACTCTTTTTATGGGAAAATCAGTAGGCACTCACAATATTTTTTTGATGTGAAAATGTTCCTTGATGACTAAGCAATGGAACAAATTTGTATTTTACAGATTCTCAGGCCTGCTGCTAATAAATGCACACTTATAAGAAAAAGCTAGGTAGCTAGGATACACTCAGCAGTTAGCAAACACGATTAGCATCTTCTTTGTTCTTTGATCATTTTCTAACCTAATCCTTgtaaacatacaaacatgcaatcaTGAACAATTTCAGTATGGGATTTCTAAGTTTGTGCTG is part of the Engraulis encrasicolus isolate BLACKSEA-1 chromosome 9, IST_EnEncr_1.0, whole genome shotgun sequence genome and encodes:
- the LOC134455149 gene encoding uncharacterized protein LOC134455149, with protein sequence MEYERWEEDIFDFEFDGRGYRFEPEYTVEELRQMDLEMQARDTGEPEEVTEGIQVPRVSGSWWCTCGKCKPMPTELESRCCKEWDLLVTSGMASLNVSVDETGEEDEERGESPSCITEKEVRQLLNKPVLETFFWVPKINWKKRPVPEGPNGQLSERQYRLVAYRVILEWALKGHRLGRGNRAVLPSCVVNAVRNAFPSPTGEYVGFTPKEIEDLF